DNA sequence from the Coregonus clupeaformis isolate EN_2021a chromosome 13, ASM2061545v1, whole genome shotgun sequence genome:
CTTAACTCCCAAAGCTTATGTCATTAGCGAGTGGCTAATAAGAAACAGGCTAACTCCAACCAGCTCTGATTAAGCCTGAATACAATAGGGGACACCGTGAAATCTGCCAGAACCACTGCTCTGTTCTGGGTACTTTTTCAATAGAGGGGGGTTGCCTTATGTGTCACTAAATTGAAAAGACAACAACATTAACTCATCCTCATTTGATGGTGTGAGGAATCAGATCTTGTCCAACTTTGTGCTATTTTGCTTTGAAGATAATTGTTCCTTTACGCCAGATTGGTTTTATTTGGTGTTTTGTCTTAGTTTGCGAAGGAACTGTTTAGGGatttgtgtgtgactgtgtgttgttTAGTTGCTGATCCAATGGGTGCTTGTTGTTTGAAATCATGTAACCCCCCTCCTTCTATACCACTTGTCTAATTCCTTTGAAGGGTCAACGAGAAGGTTCCAATGATGTTCTTGTGTTTCAGAAATAAAGACAACATATGCTTCTTTCAATACAAATatttgtctctatctctctctctttgtctttctctctctctctctcttactctctctctatccaggcTTGCCCCATCCATTTGCCATCACGGTATTTGAGGATAGCCTGTACTGGACAGACTGGCACACCAAGAGCATCAACAGTGCCAACAAGTTCACGGGCAAGAACCAGGAGATCATCAGAAACAAGCTGCACTTCCCCATGGATATACATACACTGCACCCGCAGAGACAGCCCGCAGGTCAGTCAGACGCATGCATGAACGCACACACAatctaatacacacacactctgtcatacgcacacaaacacacacacacacacacacacacaccacccacagaTGCACTCTGTTAGTCAGTAACACACCtgcacactcactcagtcactcactcattcagtgcttctaacctctctcccctcctcttttctCCAGGTGGGCGTAACCGATGTGGGACCAACAACGGGGGCTGCAGCCACCTCTGTCTCCCTGGCAACAAGACCTATACCTGCGACTGCCCCACGGGCTTCAAGAAAGTGGACCAGCATAACTGTGCCCTGAGTGAGTATACTTACTGGCCTACAAGAACACACTCTATGTAGAATAACATAATATTTGTTGACATTTTAATGTGATGATTTAGAGTTGTAAATCTTTTTGTGTTAatttagtcattactttattCTAAATATAAACTCAAATGTTTGCTAATAAATTTTCAGTCCAGTTAGCTGATGTTAAAGGGCGACTACACCACTTTTAAACCTAtgtttcattatctccagcacaataccagtatctacatatgtgaaaacagcaTATTTCTGTGTTTTATAGAACAAaatataaagtcaaaaaaataaataattaaacagtgattttcaaacactatgagatttgcggtgacgtggggagcaagaaaataccctccctctggctagaaacttgttgcaggttttgaaaatcacagtttttcttacttttaatcctaccctgtgaaGTCACAGACAAGCATTTTTTAGGACCTTTCTTCTTATCTAGCTTCTTATCTagctgttttcacatatgtagacactggtttggtgctggagataatgaatatgaggttgaaaggTGGCGGAATTGCCCTTTAAACCATGTGTTAGTTTAGTTAGGTTCCAATTGTCCACACTAGAATGCCCAATACATTTCTTAATTCTAAGGGGTACGCTAGTGTGGACAATTGAAACAGAGccttgttgtgttgtgtgtgttgtgatgaccCCGTTGTTAATCCTAGAGCACTGACAGAAGACCTTTGGTCTTTGATCAGGTCTTGACAAGTTCCTGCTTTTTGCCCGAAGGACGGACATCCGACGAATCAGCTTTGACACCGAGGACATGTCGGATGATGTCATCCCGCTGGCCGACGTACGCAACGCCGTGGCACTGGACTGGCACGCTGAGGAGGGCTTCATCTATTGGACGGATGTCACCACCGACTCCATCAACCGGGCCCAATGGGACGGCTCCAAGCAGGAGGTCAGTTCTGCCCCATATTACTTTCTTAGCAGATGCtcctatccagagccacttactgTACAATGGAATGTGCATTCAACTAAAGTAGATGAGACAACCACCCATCAAGATCATTACAAGTAAAATAGCTAGTTATAGAGAAGAAAACAGTTTAGTGTTATAGTGGTTGATGTTTTGATGAGATCAGAGTATTGCTAAAAGTCCCTTGCACTTTACTTTTAACCAAATATCGCCACCTATTGATGAGAGTTTGGTATCACAGTTAATTTCACAGCTGTTTGACCTTGTTGCAATGGGGGAGTATTTCATTGaagttactgtactgtattgtaatgagttgttattgtgtgtgtcaggtggtgGTGGACACCAGTCTGGAAAGTCCAGCCGGTCTGGCTATTGACTGGGTGACCAACAAACTCTACTGGACCGACGCAGGTAAGAATCCTTAACTGTACCGGTGTTCTAGATTTAAATTACTATAGGGTAGTGGTACAAACTTCCGTTTGTGTATCATGTCAGCTATAGACTACCAGGAAGTCTTTATTGACAAGTCTTTATTGAGTAATTTGTTGTACGAACCATAATgaattgtgtgcgtgtgtgtgtgtgtgtgagatcaggTACAGATCGTATCGAAGTATCTAATGCAGACGGGAGCATGCGTACCGTCCTGATCTGGGAGAATCTGGACCGACCCAGGGACATCGTGGTTGACCCAATTGGAGGGTGAGTCAGAGGTCAAGGGTCAATATCAGGCGTCAGATGTCAATGACACCTCTGACAATAGTTTACAGAGTAGCGTGTGAAAACACCTTTTTTTTCCAGCAGTCCAATAAGTTGGTAAAATACTAAAACGTTAGCGCAGCATGGATTTTGTTGTTTACCACAGACACCTAATctgaacatacagtatacagATGACTTTTGCATACCACATACATGTACAGTTTACTGATGCATGATTTTCCCTGTGTACCATAGATACATGTACTGGACAGACTGGGGTGTGAGTCCTAAGATAGAGCAGGCAGGGATGGACGCATCCAGCCGTATCGTCATCATCTCTTCCAACCTGACGTGGCCTAACGGACTGGCAATTGACTATCAAACACAGCGCCTGTACTGGGCCGACGCCGGGATGAAGACCATCGAGTTTGGCAACTTTGACggctcagacagacaggtgaggtGGTCTTGAAGGGATAGTCTTTTGAAGTTTTAGCTTATTTTCaatatatttttgtttgttgGATGGGTATTTAATCAAGTGAGGCTTTTTACTCTGTAAATCAGACTACTggctaatatatttatttttattcccCGCCCCTCTCCCCTCCATTGGTGTCCAGGTGTTGATTGGCAGTCAGTTACCCCACCCCTTTGGGCTGACTCTGCATGAGGAGAAGCTCTATTGGACGGACTGGCAGTCCAAGAGCATCCAGAGTGCCAACAAAATGACTGGCCTGGGACGACAGACACTCGCCGAGAACCTGGAGAACCTCATGGATATTCACATGTTCCACCGCTACCGTACcacaggtgtgtgtgcgtgtgcatgacCTGTTGGCCGCCTTCTGAGTATTTTGTGACAAGATACTAGACCCCCACCCCCAACACCAGGTCCACTGTCCCTCCCTGTCACTAGGGGGATTAGGGACcaggtaaactgatcctagatatgtGGTTCAGAGGGAAAAAAGCACCTGGGGCTCATACCAGGCTGAAGCAGCACTTATCAGAGTAGGGATGTCAAATGTTCAGCCTGCTGCACAGACCTCATGGAGGTTCTAGTCTAGAGCGCCCGGTTAAATTGTGTTTGAGATCATTTTTAAACTCTCAACTGTTAAATGAGTGAGAAATAGATGTCATTGTTGCAATAGTTTGTGAGTGGGCAACATATACTATAATCTTACATTTACATGTTGAATAATTTTATATtgcgctctctcccccctctatccctctctctctagtgcgGACCCCCTGTGCGGTGAATAATGGGGGCTGCAGTCACCTGTGTCTGTTGGCCCCACCCCCTAAAGGCTCCAGCTGTACCTGTCCTACTGGCATCAACCTTCAGCTGGACGGAAAGACCTGCACACACGGTAGCATAGCAACAATGTCATATTATTATACTACCAGCACCCATTGTACAACAACCCATGGTACATTGGATGTTTTGGTGCCTCTGGGGCAATTTAGACacctgattgaggaccttattactgattaATGTGTTTATGTTTTATGACCTTGTTCtgtttctgcttgcattttgtattttctGAAATTCAGGGCTCTTCtataaaagagaccttggtctcagtatgactacCTGGTAGAATAAAGGTTAAAACAACTTTTTAAAAACAACACTATATCATATATATCATCACAGAGATACAGATATATTGATGTTTGTAAATAAACTACGTCTTCCAAGATACCACAAATAGATTGATAACAATGGTTAATTGATATAACAAAATATTGTCTCATCCATGATTTAAACGAGAGAAAAAAAAACGTAGTTTAGTATTTTGTTAATTAGTCCGCTGTTGATATGGTCCCAACAAGCGTGCATGTCAGCAGTAAAGTTTTCAAGATGGAGCACTTTCAGTAAAAATCTAAAAGTGTGATGATAATGTGTTTTGCATTATCATCACACGCTTTGCTTTGTACTGTAAGTGCTCTATCTTGAAAACGTTACTGCTGACATTCCTTTAATTACTACCTGCACCGTCAAGGCCCAAGATGTGAATCAGTATTTACAgcccattgattcttaaagaatatcaCTTACAAATGCCAcataagcttagttcaactgACAGTGTTGTGTCTCTTGGTTGTAGGGATGAGTAGTTTCCTTATCTTTGCACGGCGGACCGATATCAGGATGGTCTCTCTGGATATCCCCTACTTTGCTGATGTGGTGCTGGCTGTCAACGGATCCATGAAAAACACCATCGCCATCGGGGTGGACCCCAAagagggtgtgtatgtgtgtgcatctgtgcgtGTGTTTCAGCTTTTCTGTGATCTCAGTGTGGTATGAACAGGAAAATGAGGAAGGTCTGCACTTAGTTTttgcagtaaaaaaaataaaatatgtattccATCTTTCAGACCAGATATTTAGCCCGAAAGGGCTTCATCATCAGTGTCCTTTGACAAAACAgtgtcatttttttatttttgatcTGGTggtcagtgccatttaagatgagggagcacAACATTTTTTtcaatgagcatggccttatttatattacagcatattggatggctGTCATTCATATTttattcacccagctcaatgtaacattgataggtttaggctactacatgatacaaaAATGTTCCCAATAACCATCATGAGGTTTCTACAACCTATCCTACCAATGAAAGTTTACCACGTAcgtgcacaggttgagagaaatgttttagtaatcaaggtgacagacagtgaatgacgcattcaatactgccttgcacactttTCCctacatctagctgatctagggtgtaatcattagttcagcagttgcaaacaagagtttctattggaaaaaatgcaggtatgtttatccccgttccgTTTTCTTCCtcttaagaaaagtttttcaacagaaccgGTGGAATGagtacacccctgatcacccacccacagttcactttcatagaagccacatacaaacagcatgatcactttgctcattgtataTTTCCTTCTCGCATTTACGCTgtcctctctccttttcccttcgcttgtggacttcattgcgcaacacaacagctgtctgtgaccaggcgaaaaaacctttccaagccaaaccgctaaccgctacacatcgttgtcaccatattagctaatgtcatagtcaacatagctactaaaactaacgcattagtaaacccgctacaatcatgcagtacaatgtacagcaagcagtttagcagttacaccggcgggccccggtgaaaataaattaataaaaccaaaagcttatcttgacttggaagagttccagtgttggatagcatTAATTAGCTAAGTAAGGGAAAGTGaaagaaatacaacaaaatatagctagctcgctctctctctctcttgcttctccttcatttttgaagaaatgtatttgttctcTGATTCTTTGATTGGGTGAACAACATGCCGGtttatgctgcaagagctctgataggttggtgggcgtcctccggaagttgtcataataaCTGTGTAagtcctaggttttgtattgaagtcaatggtACTACCCCAGAGAGTGCTTTTGAGGcgactgtagaccttcattgcaaaacagtgtgttttaattaattatttggtgatgtgaatatagttagtatagttttatctataaaggataactttttaatgtttcactatttaaatttttatgaaattcattgaggatggtcctccacttcctcctctgaggagcctccactgatgtgcaCACGCTGTTCCATTTGCACGCACTAACAGTAAACAGTGACTAACAGTATGTCTTTGTAACCTTGATGAGTGTGTGTCTACTGCCCCCTGCAGGTAAAGTGTACTGGTCAGACAGCACATTGAAGAAGGTGAGTAGAGCTAACATGAATGGGACGGCTCATGAGGATATCATCGCTACAGGTGAGGGAAATAATCAATCAGCTTTATTTCATAAAGGAAAACATATCTGAATCATATTACAGATAGTACTAGGCTAGTGTCTTTTTTGTCTTTCTGCTGTATTACAGAGGAATAGTAATCTATTATGTAAAACAAATGACCTGTAGCACAGAAATATTTCAACTTCTATACttatctctcctttctctctcacttcctctaatcctctctcttctccctaacTGTATCTCCTTCGCTCCTTTCTTCCACacttcctctttctttctttttctttctctctttctttcttttccttccttccttccttcttcctctctctttctctcgttctccAGGTCTGATGACCACTGATGGTCTGGTGGTGGATGCGGTGGGCCGAAAGATCTACTGGACTGACACCGGAACGAACCGGATCGAGGTGGCCAACCTGGATGGCTCCATGAGGAAGGTTCTGATCTGGCAGAACCTGGACAGCCCGCGAGCCATCGCCCTCTACCACGAGATGGGGTAAGGAGTTATTTTGGCTGTCAGTCAATTAAGATTCGCTGTGCAGAGCAGTGTGTTTAGCTCCAGGTTCTGATTTTGCACTTgtttttaaattaaaatgtaatTTTTACTATCAATTTACTGAATAATCATATGCAGACTGTTAGTTAGTTCCTGTGAGAGAGTTGGTTCCTGTGTGTTTTAGGTATTTCGATATTTTCGTCAATAAAAGTTGACCCGTCGTGAATTACACCCCAGCAATTTACTTTCTAAATAGCCTAGATTGGGCAATAGTTAGCCCTACTTTGTCAGTCGCTAACGACTtgctcatttctctctctctctctctcctccaggtatatGTACTGGACAGATTGGGGGGAGCATGCTAAACTGGAGCGGTCATCGATGGATGGCTCGGACCGTTTGGTTCTGATCAGTAACAACCTAGGCTGGCCTAATGGACTGGCCATCGACAGTGCCGGCTCACAGCTACTGTGGGCCGACGCGCACACAGAGGTCAGTCGCCCCGTCCGAAAAgcagtgcaggcttttgttccagcccagctctACCACAGCTGGGTCATGTTTAAAGTAGGACACACCATAGCAAAAGCATTTTGCCACTGAAATGACAATTCTGTGTTCTTATTGGAGAAGAAGAATGGATAATCTTAATTGAAATAGTTTTTAaaatccaggactaggcttattcTGTGTCTGAGAAACCGGCCTATTGAGTCAGTGAATTAACAAAGTTTTACCCTCCTGTAGCGCATCGAGGCGGCAGACCTGAACGGGCTGAACCGCCATACCCTGGTATCCCCGGTCCAGCACCCGTACGGTCTGACCCTACTAGGACCACACATCTACTGGACCGACTGGCAGAGCCGCAGCATCCAGCGGGCTGACAAAACCACCGGCGCCAACACCATCACCGTACGCAGCAACCTACCTGGGCTCATGGACATACAGGCTGTGGATAGAGAGAAGCCACTGGGTGAGTGCTTTTGCAAAATGCTTTTGCTAGATGGTTACATCTCATCCCACGAATGGCACACTGGCCTTGGAACAGCATAGAGGAAGGTGTGGGTAGGGGTTTGCGTTGGTTTAACCTCGTCCCAAGGCTATTGTGCATGTCGCATAAAAGCCAGATACATCAACgattcaaagttggccttagtTGGAGTGACCATATAATTCTATGGGAGTGACCTTACTTGTCGTCATTTAATTTTAGAAAATCACATGACTGCAAATAATCTGGGAAGGTTGTTTGGTTGGTGTGTGCTTGGAATTGCGTGGCACTTACCGGTTTGCTTACCTCCCTTTGTCCCCTGTATTTTCTATTTATTGTTTGTCTTCCCTCTCTCACTTCACTTTCAATGGAATCAGTTGCCTGTATGTAATGGGAATGTAATGAAACCCGTAAATATACTGTTGCTACCCCTATTTGTGTACCTGCAACAAAAGTCTGACTTGGTttgcttctttctctctctcttacacaccatctctccctctctctctctctctctctctctctctcccccacacccctccctccccctctccaggttTCAATAAGTGTGGTAGAAGGAACGGGGGCTGTAGCCACCTGTGTCTGCCCCGACCCAACGGTACTTCCTGTGCCTGTCCTACTGGCATCCTCCTCAAGGGGGATGCCAGGTCATGTGACGACTCCCCCGAGACCTACCTGCTCTTCTCCAACCGGGTCAGCGTGCGACGCATCTCCCTGGACACAAATGACCACACGGACGTTCATGTGCCCGTGCCCGAGCTGCACAACGTCATCTCACTGGACTACGACAGTGTGGACGGGAAGCTGTACTACACCGATGTCAGCCTCGATGTTATCAGGTATGCTAAAAAGACACGCTCACACACAATATACACTAAGtgttcaaaacattaggaacaccttcctaatattgagttgcacccccttttgccctcagaacagcctcaatttgttggggcatggactctacaaggtgtcaaaagcgttccacagggatgctggcccatgttgacaccaatgtttcccacagttgtgtcaagttggctggtagtggatctctacACCAAATAGATGGTTACATCTCATCCCACGaatgctcaattggattgagatctggtgactgggcaggccactgcagtaagctgaattcactgatgtttgtggaaccattcctggacaatcctagccttgtggcatggggcattatccagctgaaaaaaatcaatttgcagatggatacactgctgccatgaagggatgcacctgattggcaatgatgttcagatatcctgtggcattcaaacgtagctccacttttatcaagggacccaatgtgtgccatgaaaacacaccccacaccatcacaccaccaccaccagcctgcaatgttgacacgcaacatgatggatgcatgtactcagcGTGAAATagcagaccaggcaatgtttttccaattctccagtttccagtgttttcgttccttagcccactgcaaccaCAGTTTATTgttttttgctgaaagaagtggAACTCTAAGGTCATCGGCTGCCATACCCCATTTGTGTCAAGGTACGACGAGTTGTGCATTATTTTATTTGGGGACAaatgttgtactggactgtcagttgactaactgtagTCCGTCAATTCGTGTCAGCCTCCtgtcctctttcatcaatgacctgttttcgaccactggcctgccgttggctggatgtcctttgggtggtggaccattcttgatacacacgggaaactgagcgtgaaaaacccagcagtgttgcagttcttgacactgtcaccccctgacttatgggactctagtatgttgagtcagggtgtggagttctatgttgttatttctatgtttactttctaggtgttgtagttctatgtttggcctggtgtgattcccaatcagagacaactgttgctcgttgtctctgattggggatcatacttaggcagcctgtttgcaatcattagttgtgggatcttgttccgtgtgtaggcttgttttgtgtttagcctgaggacttcacgttacgttggtttgttgttttgtttgtgtgtttattttgtataatgaacatgtatgcatttcacgctgcgccttggtctgacccgtccttcaacgaacgtgacagaagatcccaccaccaaacacggaccaagcagcgtgcccaggagcaaacaccctggacacaggtggggaagatttggtcttgggaggagatatttgcggggaaaggaccctGGGCAAAGAAggaggcccaggcaggagaggagcaacggcaacacagaaggcgccggccgaggaggaagcccgagaggcagccccaataaaaacattttggggggctaAAGGAGTGgttggggagcgagagagaagagccccgaccactgcacccggtgggtttccaggttgagtccctacgaccatgggaagaagagtgggaacagttttatactgaggagttggaggatgacgacgacgatgagttgcGTGcatccagtccggcccggcccgttcctgctcctcgcaccagaccagtggtgcgtgttcccagtccggcccggcccgttcctgctcctcgcaccagacctgtggtgcgtgtctccagtccggcccggcccgttcctgctcctcgcaccagaccagtggtgcgtgttcccagtccagcccggcccgtgcctgctccccgcaccaagccagtggtgcgtgtcgccagtccggcccggcccgtgcctgctcctcacaccaagccagtggtgcgtgttcctagtccggtccggcccgtgcctgcgcctcgcaccaagccagtccagctccggtcagcggctccagtccagacccagacgtcagcccctctccaggttcggagtctcccacaccagggtccagacagggcttggtacatcgtgggaggaaggagaggggaagcggtgcgccgaggtccagaccagaccaggggcgcaacggggaggctgagagaatgtggtcgtcactcccggagccggatccgcctctgaggcggaatgtccacccggaccctaccttgttatgtcaggtttgtgcggtcggagtccgcacctttgggggggggggtactgtcacgccctgacttatgggactctagtatgttgagtcagggtgtggagttctatgtttactttctaggtgttgtatttctatgtttggccgggtgtgattcccaatcagagacagctgtcgctcgttgtctctgattggggatcatacttaggcagcctgtttgcaatcattagttgtgggatcttgttccgtgtgtaagcttgttttgtgtttagcctgaggacttcacgttacgttggtttgttgttttgtttgtgtgtttattttgtataataaacatgtatgcatttcacgctgcgccttggtctgacccgtccttcaacgaacgtgacagacacactcaaaccagtgtgcctggcacctactaccatatcccgttcaaaggcacttacatcttttgtcttgctcattcaccatctgaatggcacacatacacaatccatgtctcaattgtctcaaggcttaaaaatccatctttaacctgtgtcctccccttcactgattgaagtggatttaacaggtgacatcagtaagggatcatagctttcaactggattcacctggtcagtctatgtcatgtaaagagcaggtgttcctaatgattgtacactcagtgtatacacacacaatacatacaCTGTCACTCACTTGTCACTGTCACTTTTTCGTACTATTTGTGGTTTTAACTCTTTGTGATTAATTTATTTGAGCAATAGAAAGGCACTGtaccaataagatttgatttaataattgatataatttattgatttgttgattgattgattgacttaaCTTCTCCTGTGCTGGTCAGACGGGCCAACCTGGATGGTACAGGGATGGAGACAGTGATAAGCCAGGGTCTGAAAACCACTGATGGTCTGGCTGTGGACTGGGTGACCAGGAATATGTACTGGACGGACACAGGTCGCAACACCATCGAGGTGGCCCGACTGGACGGGACCAGCCGCAAAGTACTAGTCAACAACAGCCTGGATGAACCCAGGGCCATCGCTGTGTTTCCCAGcaaagggtgagagaggggagaggaggagggatagaggggggaaAGCGTTAAGGTTGAGGGAAGAGGGTGGAAGGGTGTAGTGGAAGAGATTGGTTTTGTGGGTGTTTATatatgcgtgtttgtgtgtgtgggtggcggGATGTGGGAACTGGGTTGTTATTGTTTCATTGGTCTCCCTAGGTACCTGTTCTGGACAGACTGGGGTCACATTGCTAAGATCGAGCGGGCACACCTAGACGGATCAGACCGTAAAGTTCTGATTAACACAGACCTGGGGTGGCCCAACGGACTCACACTGGACTACGACACACGCAggttagaaagagagagtgggaggaagagagtggtagggagggggatggagacagggagggaataacagacagagatacaagagaggtagggagggggagagggagagagagcgcaggttagtgtttttcgtcactagctggcacagccacaaagtcatataATCTGCCTAgccttaactctaaccttaaccacactgctaaccctaatgcttaACCCTTCAATTCactttaaattaagaccaaaaagcaaagttttgttttcatgaattttacaATATTatccaattttgactttgcagctggcccatctagcagaaattgctcagttctgcctccgggacaagactcatcccaataaatgTAAACCTGcagagggagtgggagggagagtgtgacagCCAGAGAccgggaaagagggagagaaagactgaAAATATTAGGAACTAACAGCATGCAAAGCTCTCAGCCGAGAAAATTGAATTATTTTCTGCAGAACATTCTG
Encoded proteins:
- the LOC121582249 gene encoding low-density lipoprotein receptor-related protein 4-like isoform X4; the protein is MQVSVVLCSMITLFLRSQGVLGGAECSCGRNHFTCAVSAFGECTCIPAQWQCDGDNDCGDHSDEDGCMLPTCSPLDFHCDNGKCIRRSWVCDGDNDCEDDSDEQDCPPRECEEDEFHCQNGYCIRSLWHCDGDNDCGDNSDEQCDMRKCSDKEFRCTDGSCIAEHWYCDGDTDCKDGSDEENCPSDVMTATCSVEEFQCAYGRCILDIYHCDGDDDCGDWSDESDCSSHQPCRSVEFMCSSGMCINAGWRCDGEFDCDDQSDEKNCTTSMCTADQFRCASGRCVRLSWRCDGEDDCSDGSDEDDCEKTDTPPCAPDQFLCGNGRCIGQRKVCNEVSDCGDGTDEHPHQDCRPRSSEGNCNLNNGDCSQKCQMARGLVQCTCHTGYRLMEDGRACQDVDECAEEGYCSQGCTNTEGGFQCWCVQGYELRPDKRSCKALGPEPVLLFANRIDIRQVLPHRSEYTLLLNNLENAIALDFHHNQELVFWSDVTLDRIMKANLNGSNVEEVVSTGLESPGGLAIDWIHDKLYWTDSGTSRIEVANLDGTHRKVLLWQRMEKPRAIALHPIEGKIYWTDWGNTPRIEYANMDGSNRRIIADTHLFWPNGLTIDYAGHRMYWVDAKHHVIERADLDGRNRKAVISQGLPHPFAITVFEDSLYWTDWHTKSINSANKFTGKNQEIIRNKLHFPMDIHTLHPQRQPAGGRNRCGTNNGGCSHLCLPGNKTYTCDCPTGFKKVDQHNCALSLDKFLLFARRTDIRRISFDTEDMSDDVIPLADVRNAVALDWHAEEGFIYWTDVTTDSINRAQWDGSKQEVVVDTSLESPAGLAIDWVTNKLYWTDAGTDRIEVSNADGSMRTVLIWENLDRPRDIVVDPIGGYMYWTDWGVSPKIEQAGMDASSRIVIISSNLTWPNGLAIDYQTQRLYWADAGMKTIEFGNFDGSDRQVLIGSQLPHPFGLTLHEEKLYWTDWQSKSIQSANKMTGLGRQTLAENLENLMDIHMFHRYRTTVRTPCAVNNGGCSHLCLLAPPPKGSSCTCPTGINLQLDGKTCTHGMSSFLIFARRTDIRMVSLDIPYFADVVLAVNGSMKNTIAIGVDPKEGKVYWSDSTLKKVSRANMNGTAHEDIIATGLMTTDGLVVDAVGRKIYWTDTGTNRIEVANLDGSMRKVLIWQNLDSPRAIALYHEMGYMYWTDWGEHAKLERSSMDGSDRLVLISNNLGWPNGLAIDSAGSQLLWADAHTERIEAADLNGLNRHTLVSPVQHPYGLTLLGPHIYWTDWQSRSIQRADKTTGANTITVRSNLPGLMDIQAVDREKPLGFNKCGRRNGGCSHLCLPRPNGTSCACPTGILLKGDARSCDDSPETYLLFSNRVSVRRISLDTNDHTDVHVPVPELHNVISLDYDSVDGKLYYTDVSLDVIRRANLDGTGMETVISQGLKTTDGLAVDWVTRNMYWTDTGRNTIEVARLDGTSRKVLVNNSLDEPRAIAVFPSKGYLFWTDWGHIAKIERAHLDGSDRKVLINTDLGWPNGLTLDYDTRS